One genomic region from Cetobacterium sp. 8H encodes:
- the murI gene encoding glutamate racemase, with protein MKIGVFDSGVGGLSVLKKIKEKVDFADIIYYGDSLNAPYGSKSIEDIQELCLKIGEFLIDNRVDVIVIACNTATAAALNVLKERFTSIPVIGVVSPGASMAIKQSKNKKIGVICTPLTAKTRIYEKVITELNSKYQVYQKGCELLCPMIERGWESSEKNKEILKQYIDALPSDIDTLVLGCTHYPLIRADIEEISDKKIVDPAEETAMNVLFELNRISLKTGRKKSRKEKINIDYFVTGDIEIFKEVGEKFLGEKVVNVYQPISES; from the coding sequence ATGAAGATAGGGGTTTTTGATTCTGGTGTAGGAGGCTTAAGTGTTTTAAAAAAAATAAAAGAAAAAGTTGACTTTGCTGATATTATCTATTATGGTGATAGTTTAAATGCTCCTTATGGAAGTAAAAGTATTGAAGATATCCAAGAGTTATGTTTAAAAATAGGGGAATTTTTAATAGATAATAGAGTTGATGTCATTGTAATTGCTTGTAATACTGCAACAGCAGCAGCCTTAAATGTTTTAAAGGAAAGATTTACAAGTATTCCAGTTATAGGTGTTGTAAGCCCAGGTGCCTCTATGGCAATAAAACAAAGTAAAAACAAAAAAATTGGGGTTATATGCACGCCTTTAACAGCAAAAACAAGAATTTATGAAAAAGTGATAACAGAATTAAACTCTAAGTATCAAGTATATCAAAAAGGATGTGAATTATTATGTCCTATGATAGAAAGAGGTTGGGAGTCTTCTGAAAAAAACAAAGAAATTTTGAAGCAATATATTGATGCTCTTCCATCTGACATAGATACGCTTGTTCTAGGATGTACACACTATCCTCTAATAAGAGCAGATATTGAGGAAATATCTGACAAGAAGATAGTAGATCCGGCAGAAGAAACGGCTATGAATGTACTTTTTGAATTAAATAGGATTTCATTAAAAACAGGAAGAAAAAAAAGTAGAAAAGAAAAAATTAATATTGACTACTTTGTAACCGGAGATATTGAAATATTTAAAGAGGTTGGTGAAAAATTTTTAGGGGAAAAAGTTGTTAATGTTTATCAACCAATAAGTGAATCATAG
- the gltS gene encoding sodium/glutamate symporter → MFEYQFNMAETLAIAVVLLLIGRWIKRKISFFEKFFIPAPVIGGVIFSIFTLFGRSTGTFTLSFEGTLKDLLMIAFFTTIGFLASFKLLKKGGIQVFIFLCVASGLVVIQNIVGVTLAKFFGLNPLLGIAAGSVPLTGGHGTSGAFGPVLEAAGATGAMSVAIASATFGLVAGCMIGGPVAKKLMQRYGLVGHTEEEFLIHEEGSTEVIKEQITEENLFHAIVYIVISMGIGGLLIPLAKKAGVVLPAYIGPMLVAAIIRNVIDSKDSELPLHTISAVGNIALQLFLAMALMSMKLWELAELAGPLVAILLVQTAVMALYAYFITFRVMGKDYDAAVMASGHCGFGMGATPNAMANMESFTTANGPSPTAFFVLPLVGALFIDFTNASLITIFINIFGK, encoded by the coding sequence ATGTTTGAATATCAGTTTAATATGGCCGAAACTTTAGCAATTGCAGTTGTTTTATTACTTATAGGAAGATGGATAAAAAGAAAAATTAGTTTTTTTGAAAAGTTCTTTATTCCAGCTCCTGTAATAGGTGGAGTTATTTTCTCAATATTCACACTTTTTGGTAGAAGTACAGGAACATTTACATTATCTTTTGAGGGTACTTTAAAAGACCTTCTAATGATTGCTTTCTTTACTACAATTGGATTTTTAGCAAGCTTTAAGCTTTTAAAAAAAGGAGGAATACAGGTATTTATTTTCCTTTGTGTAGCGAGTGGACTAGTTGTTATACAAAATATAGTTGGAGTTACTTTAGCTAAATTCTTTGGATTAAATCCATTATTAGGAATTGCAGCAGGATCAGTACCTTTAACAGGTGGACATGGTACATCGGGAGCGTTTGGACCTGTTCTTGAGGCAGCTGGAGCAACAGGAGCAATGTCGGTGGCAATTGCTTCGGCAACATTTGGACTAGTTGCAGGATGTATGATAGGTGGACCAGTTGCAAAAAAATTAATGCAACGTTATGGATTAGTTGGACATACTGAAGAGGAGTTCTTAATTCATGAAGAGGGATCTACAGAGGTTATAAAAGAGCAAATAACAGAAGAAAACCTTTTCCATGCAATTGTTTATATTGTTATTTCTATGGGTATTGGAGGATTATTAATTCCTTTAGCTAAAAAAGCTGGAGTAGTATTACCTGCATATATCGGGCCAATGCTTGTAGCAGCTATAATTAGAAATGTTATAGATTCTAAAGATTCAGAGCTTCCTTTACATACAATAAGTGCAGTTGGAAATATCGCATTACAATTATTCTTAGCAATGGCATTAATGTCAATGAAATTATGGGAATTAGCAGAATTAGCAGGACCATTAGTAGCAATATTACTTGTTCAAACGGCAGTAATGGCTCTATACGCTTACTTTATTACATTTAGAGTTATGGGTAAGGATTACGATGCTGCAGTTATGGCATCAGGGCACTGTGGATTTGGTATGGGAGCAACACCAAATGCAATGGCAAATATGGAATCATTTACAACAGCTAATGGGCCATCGCCAACAGCTTTCTTTGTATTACCATTAGTTGGAGCACTATTTATAGATTTTACAAACGCATCTCTTATAACTATATTTATAAACATATTTGGAAAGTAA
- a CDS encoding HdeD family acid-resistance protein — MDEFNKKIFSYLLFTGILFSIVGVFGIFSPTIFSIYLVYILAAFFFVSGIKNFTKGFQFRKIPNFHWGLYIFLGTLEIIISLSLLVTPFASQIYMIIYAGIFMIFKGIFIVLNVLFNRKIFPSLVNFSLGSGIIDVLFGFLLVALPFFSQQFIFLCIAWYILFSGANLILSAFSFKSSNK, encoded by the coding sequence ATGGACGAGTTTAACAAAAAGATATTTTCTTATCTTTTATTTACAGGAATACTTTTTAGCATTGTAGGGGTTTTCGGAATATTTAGTCCTACTATTTTTTCTATATATTTAGTTTATATTTTAGCTGCATTTTTTTTCGTTAGCGGAATTAAAAACTTTACAAAAGGATTCCAATTTAGAAAAATTCCAAATTTTCATTGGGGACTTTATATATTTTTAGGTACATTGGAAATAATAATCTCCCTTTCGCTTTTAGTTACACCTTTTGCCAGTCAAATATATATGATTATATATGCTGGAATATTTATGATTTTTAAAGGTATTTTTATAGTATTGAATGTTTTATTCAATAGAAAAATTTTTCCTAGCCTTGTTAATTTCAGCTTAGGTTCGGGTATAATTGATGTTTTATTCGGTTTCCTTTTGGTTGCACTACCATTTTTCTCTCAGCAATTCATATTCTTATGTATAGCTTGGTATATTTTATTTAGTGGAGCAAACCTTATTTTATCTGCCTTTTCTTTCAAAAGTTCAAATAAATAG
- a CDS encoding LD-carboxypeptidase, which produces MQILKKGDLIGLIAPASYMDEEKLKSAIKNIESFGYKVRVGESVKNRWYSFAGDDFARAQDINAFFGDKDIKAIMCVRGGYGSIRLLNLLDYDMIKQNPKIFIGYSDITSIHMALYKKCNMMTYHGPMAVSNLSGEYNRDTLKHFLEVVTEDKSIQKLENFGQELKFFNDKSCEGIVIGGNLATMISNIGTEYDVDYTDKILFLEDIGENTYKIDRMLWHLKNLGIFDKVAGVLLGDFSDCEKAGKDDMELEEVFNLHFNEYDKPVCYNFQSGHCTPMQTLILGCNLKIDGKGKILEQKL; this is translated from the coding sequence ATGCAAATTTTAAAAAAAGGTGATTTGATAGGATTAATTGCTCCTGCTAGTTATATGGATGAAGAAAAATTGAAAAGTGCTATTAAAAATATTGAAAGCTTTGGATATAAAGTAAGAGTTGGAGAAAGTGTAAAAAATAGATGGTATTCTTTTGCTGGGGATGATTTTGCTAGAGCTCAAGACATAAATGCTTTTTTTGGAGATAAAGATATAAAAGCTATAATGTGTGTTAGAGGTGGATATGGAAGTATTCGGCTTTTAAATCTTTTAGATTATGACATGATAAAGCAAAATCCTAAAATTTTTATAGGATATAGCGATATAACTTCAATTCATATGGCTTTGTATAAAAAATGCAATATGATGACATATCACGGTCCTATGGCAGTAAGTAATCTTTCAGGTGAATATAATAGGGATACCTTGAAACATTTTTTAGAGGTTGTAACAGAAGATAAATCAATTCAAAAATTAGAAAATTTTGGACAAGAACTTAAATTTTTTAATGATAAAAGTTGTGAGGGCATTGTTATAGGAGGGAATTTAGCAACAATGATCTCTAATATAGGAACTGAGTATGATGTTGACTATACTGATAAAATATTATTCTTGGAAGATATAGGAGAGAATACATATAAAATAGATAGAATGTTATGGCATTTAAAAAACTTGGGAATATTTGATAAAGTTGCTGGAGTTCTATTAGGAGATTTTTCAGACTGTGAGAAGGCTGGGAAAGATGATATGGAATTAGAAGAGGTTTTTAATTTACACTTTAATGAATATGATAAACCGGTTTGTTATAATTTTCAATCAGGACATTGTACACCTATGCAAACATTGATCTTAGGGTGTAACTTAAAGATAGACGGAAAAGGAAAAATCCTAGAGCAAAAGCTCTAG